Genomic segment of Bacteroidales bacterium:
TTAAGCCAAAGATCCTGGTTGTTGAGGCTTCGGGAATTGACTATATCTCCGGTTATTATGCTAATCATGGTGCAAATATCGCTAATTTTTGTGATAAAACACATTATCGTCATAAAAAACGATAAATGAATATATCGTTAAAAAAGACGATAAAGTAAAATATCATTATAAACAACGATGATATCGAATGGTTCTGAGATAGCATCTCCTCATATTATGGATTCAACCAGCTTCTCACATCAATGATTCCTATCAAATCGGCTGCGGTAATAACTATGAATGCAACAATCACCCAACGAACGAATTTAGCGCCATTCTTCACAGCCATCCGTGCAGCAACCAGTGCGCCAATTACGTTGCCTATGGCGTGAACCAGGCCAAAAGCCCAATTCACCTGGTCATTCAGAATAAATACAACAAGAGCAAAAGGCGTATAGAGTAAAACTATCCAAACTTTGAGGGCATTGGCTTTTACGAGGTTATAACCTGCACCTAGAACAATTCCGGCCAGCAGGAAATATCCCACACCCACCTGGATAAAACCACCGTAAAGCCCGATACCAAAAAACACAAGAGTTTGTATCCATCCGGGCCGTTTGCCAATAAGTTCTTCGTTGCCTTTGATCCAGTGCGAAGGTTTAATAAACATCAGGATCATAATCAAAACCAATAATACTGCAATAACAGTATTGAAAACCTGCTGGTTAATATCAACAGCCAATTGTGCCCCTATAAGCGAACCAATTACTGCAGGAATTGCAAGCCTGATCCCTTCTTTCAGGTTAAGTACTTTATAATGCCTGAATGAACCGGTTGAAGAGAGTGTTTGAAAAAGCACGCCTATTCGGTTTGTGCCGTTGGCAACCTGGGGAGGAAGCCCTAAAAACATCAGCACCGACAGTGAAATAACAGAACCACCACCAGCAAGAGTATTGATAAACCCGGTTAATACACCCGAGCCAACAAGTAAAATAATTTGTAACCAGGTCATATACTTTGAGTATTTGATGCAGCACCGACTTTTTTCCCTGCCAGCATGATAATTCCAAACAATATAAGCAATGCCACCGGATAATTAATATAACCAGGCACTCCAAAAGCCGCAGGGATAGTACCGGCAACTACAGCAACCACGCCTACAATAAGTGCATAGGGAAGCTGGGTTCGAACATGCTCAATATGATTGCAGGAACTAGCCAATGAGCTGAGGATCGTTGTATCTGAAATCGGGGAAATGTGATCGCCAAGTACACTGCCGGCCAGCACACAGGAAACAACATTATGAAAAATGACCAATGATTCGGCATATTCCATCCCACTAGCCTGGGATATCATCCACGATGCCGGCAAAATCAACGGGTACAAAATGGCCATAGTTCCCCAGGAGGAACCAGTTGAAAAAGCTACGCCTCCTGCAAACAAAAACGTAATGGCGGGAATCATATAAGGACTTACTTTAAGGCTTAATAAAAGATGAGAGATAAAATCTGCAGTATGTAAATCCCGGGTGATGAGTGCAATTGACCATGCCATAATAAGGATCACAATGGCTGTGAGCATGGTTTTGAACCCTTCAATTAGGCTCTCAATACTGACTTTCAGTGAAAGTAAGCGTTGGCTTACAGTTAAAAACAGCGCTACTAACGTTGCCAGCAGTGACGACCAAAGCAAGGCGCGATAAGTATCAGCCTGCCCGATAATATGTGAAAGGTTTCTCGAAAAGCCTGCGTTATTGTCCCAACTCACAGCATCCAATCCGGTTATAACCAGCCCGGCTATGGTTCCCATAACAACAACCACAACAGGTATAGCGGCATTGTACCACCGTGGTTTTACTGGCTCATCATCTTCTGAAGCTTTGGAAACCGCTTGGGTCACGCCTTGTTGCCTGGCTTTGAGCTCAGCTTTATACATTGGACCAAAATCCCGCTGTTTGTAAATGAGCATGCCCACAAAAGCCAGGGTCAGAAAAGGATAAAAAGCGTATTGCAGTGAATAGATAAAAACCTGGTAGGGTGTTTCATTTAATTCCAGTGTTCTTATTCCATCCGCAATGTAGCTTAATTGTGCTCCGATCCAGGTGGTCACAAACGCAATGGCAGCCATAGGAGCCGCTGTACTGTCAACGATATAAGCCAGTTTTTCGCGTGAAGTTTTCAAACGGTCGGTAACAGGTTGCATGGTATTTCCAACCACCAGCGTGTTCGCATAATCATCAAAGAATATCACAATTCCCATAAGCCAGGCGGCAAATTGTCCGGAGCGCGGTGTAGAAGCAAAACGGGAAATAACATTTACAATTCCTTTCATTCCTCCGTTGCGGGTAATCAGGTTTACCATCGCGCCAATCAGCATTGAAAAGATAATGATGGAAATATGGCCACGATCCATAATTGCTTCCGGAATGTACGTGTCGATGATCATCAGAAGACCGTTTAAAAATGCCGTTCCAACACCTACATCCCTGAAAATCCAGATAATGAGTGTGCCGGTGAACAAACCAATAAATAAGGCTGAGATTACTTCCCTGAAAATCAATGCAACCGCTATTGCTAACAAAGGAGGCAGAACTGACATCCATAACGGGATCGGACGAACGGGGCGTTCAGCTTTGATTTCATTCAACTCAACCGTGAGTAATTCAGAGGATTTGAAAGTGTAAGGAAAGCTTGCTTTTCCCTGGCTGAAAACTAACACCTTCGGTTTTCCTTTGATAAGTAAAGAAACCGGTTCTCCATCAGCAAAAGTGCTATCTGCGTTCAGAACCTTCAGTTCAACCGTAGTTTCAACTTGCTGAACAATGATTCGGGGAAGGATAATTTCTAATGTTGCCAAATCAGCATTCGGTGATATTGACGAAGTCTCTGCTGCCAGGAGCGAAAAAAGCGTTGTCACACAAAACAGCAACAATAATGATATTAGCTTCAAGCCTTTTCCCATGAATATTGTTTTTCGCGAGCAGAGAGGCAAAAGTAAGGAATATTGCATTGCAACCTCCAATGCACCCGAATTGAATACCTTTGCAACAATTAAACCTATAATAATGAGCGATACCAAGATTAGAACCGAGCTGTCGGATTTAGGGGAATTTGGTCTGATTGACCATCTCACCGGAAATATCAAACCCAAAGATAAAAGTGTTATCAAAGGAATTGGCGATGATGCTGCCGTGATTGATGCCGGCGATCACTACCTGCTTGCCACCAAAGACTTGCTCATCGAAGGCATTCATTTCGATATGGCTTATACACCGTTACAACACCTTGGCTATAAATCTGTAGTTGTAAATCTCAGCGATATCGCTGCCATGAACGGAACACCCAAACAAATCCTTGTCGGCATAGCTGTTTCGAACCGTTACTCGGTAGAGGCCTTAACAGATTTTTACGCTGGAATGTTTGCTGCCTGCGAACGCTATAAGGTGGATCTCGTTGGTGGCGACACTACTTCCAGCCAGGCAGGTCTGTTTATTTCTGTTACAGCTTTGGGAACCGTTAAGAAAGATGATGTAACCTATAGAAATACCGCCCGGCCGAACGACCTTGTTTGCGTGAGTGGTGATTTAGGTGGAGCTTATATGGGCTTACTCTTACTTGAGCGCGAAAAGGAAGTTTTTAAAAATGACCCAACTATGCAACCCGATCTTACCGGACACGACTATATTCTGGGACGTCAACTAAAACCTGAACCTCGTTTTGATGTGCTGGAGCAACTTAGTAAGGCTGGTATTAAACCCACAGCTATGATAGACATTAGCGATGGGGTTGCCTCGGAAATACTGCACATCTGCAAAGGATCAAAATCAGGTTGCAACCTCTACGAAGACAAAATCCCCATTGACCCAGCCACTTCAATGATCGCTGGAGAATTTAACATCCAGCCCATCACAGCAGCCATGAACGGCGGCGAGGATTATGAGTTGCTTTTTACTGTTCCGATTGGAGATCATGATAAAATCTCTGTGATAAAAGGCATTTCGATTATTGGCCACATCACCGATGAAAGCGAAGGTGTAAACCTGATTGCCCGCGATGGCACTGCTGTGCCGATACTGGCGCAGGGTTGGGAGCATATGAGGTAGTATTACTTTGTTTTTATGGTTAAAGTAAATATTCACAATTCCTTCACCCCAACCCTCCGCATCCTGCCGGAAAAACCTGGTATTTATCAGTTTCTGGATAAGGAAGGGAGGATCATTTATGTGGGCAAGGCAAAGAACCTGAAAAGGCGGGTTTCGTCGTATTTCAGGCAGGATGCCAGCCTGGTGGGAAAAGTGAGGGTGATGGTGAAAAAGATTGCCGACATTCATCATATTGTAGTAGATACTGAACTGGATGCCCTGCTGCTCGAAAATAACCTGATCAAAACCTATCAGCCGCGCTACAACATCCTGCTCAAGGACGACAAGTCTTTTCCATGGATTTGCATTAAGAAAGAGCCTTTTCCGCGAGTTTTTCCAACGCGGAACCTTATCAACGACGGTTCCGAGTATTTCGGGCCCTATGCTTCAGCGAGAATGATGCATACCTTGCTGGATCTGATTCGCCAGCTTTATCCGATCCGAACCTGCAGCCTGCGCCTTACTAAAGAAAACATTGAAAAGAAGAAGTTTAAAGTTTGCCTGCAATACCACATCGGCAATTGCCTCGGCCCTTGCGAAGGGCTGCAAAGCGAGGCAGAACATCTACAGAACATTGCATCGGTACGTGATATCATCAAAGGTAATTTGGTTTCGGTTCGGACACGATTAAATGAGCTCATGTACGAACATGCCGCAGCCCTTGAGTTCGAAAAAGCACAGATTATCAAGGATAAACTAACTGTGCTGGAGCGTTACCGCAGTAAATCAACGGTGGTGAACCCGAGCATCAGCAATGTTGATGTTTTCTCACTCGTGAGAACCGGAAATCTTGTTTATGTGAACTTTGTGAAGGTTGTAGATGGCGCCATTGTACAGTCACACACAATCGAAGTTCAAACCAGGCTTGATGAAACTGATGCCGAAGTTCTTGTACTGGCCATAACCGAACTCAGACAGCGGTTTAACAGCGATGCCGGTGAAATCATCCTTCCGCTCAAACCAGGATTTGAAATTCCCGGAGTTACTTTTACGGTTCCGCAACGCGGCGACAAAAAGCATTTACTTGAACTTTCCGAACGCAATGCAAGCTATTTCCGACTCGAACGCCAGAAACAGCGCGACCTTGTTGACCCTGAACGCCACACAAAACGAATTTTGGGTCAGATCCAAAAGGATTTGAACCTGAAAGAACTTCCCGAAAGGATAGAATGTTTTGATAATTCAAATATTCAGGGAACCAATCCGGTAGCTGCCGTGGTGGTGTTTACCAATGCGAAACCTGATAAAAAAGAATACCGCCATTTCAATATCAGAACCGTAGAAGGTCCTGACGATTTTGCTTCGATGTACGAGATTGTAACACGCCGATACAAGCGCCTGATTGAAGAAGAAAAGCCGTTGCCACAACTCATCATCATTGACGGCGGAAAAGGCCAGCTAAATGCAGCTTACAAAAGCCTCACCGATCTTTGTGTTCAGGATAAAACTGAAATCATTGGCATTGCCAAACGTCTCGAAGAAATTTATCATCCCGGCGATCCGTTGCCGCTTTACCTTGACAAAAAATCCGAAACACTTAAGGTAATCCAACAACTCCGCGATGAAGCCCACCGCTTTGCGATCACACACCACCGCAAGAAACGAGAAAAAAGTACCATCAAAACCGAGCTGGTTGAAATTGAAGGAATTGGAAAAGTGCTTTCGGATAAACTACTCAATAAGTTCCGGTCGGTTAAAAACCTGAAAAAGGCTTCATTGGAAGAGTTGCAGGAGTGCATTGGCGCGAAAAAGGGCGAAGCGGTATTCAGGTTCTTTAAGCACGAATAAGGCTGGTTAACTTTAAACTAAACCAACCTTGATGAGATCTTTCTTGATGCGTAGTTAACATCCTGACAAACCAGGAGTTATGGCTGGTTACTTTTTTATTTAACTGCGTCTTAATTACTGAATAAAATATTATTTACAAGTTGCACCACGGATGGTAATTTGATATACTTTCGCTCGTTTTTCAGATGGCACAATTAAAATAAAACTAAGCAGAAAAAAATGATCATCATATGATATCATTAACCACAAAGTATTAACAAACAGTAAACTAAAAAACAGACACCGCATTTTATATACCATGGATACCGAACCAATTTCGGAGCTTGCCCTCCACGAGGACAAGCTCCAGGCTGATGACGAACCTCCCAGTTTGTCTGCAAAAGTGAACGGGTTTAACCTTCAGCTTGTTAAACCAAATGGCCAATCCCCTAATGGTTCCGGTTCCGGAGCCATTATCCCATCAGAACAATCCCTTGAATTTTTTTACAAATATTATCCTTCTGCCAGCTTGAATGACTGGAACGACTGGCGTTGGCAGGTTCGTAATAGCATTAAAAGTGTTGCGGCATTAAAGCAGTTTCTAAATCTAACCAGCGATGAACTTGCCTGTGATGAAAATGACAAGGTAAATTTGCCAATCAGGATTACACCTTACTACGCCTCGTTGCTTTCCCGCACTGATGAAATGCAGGCCATACGCCGTTCTGTAGTACCGGTGAAGGAAGAATTATACATCAGTCCAGGTGAAGATCACGACCCGCTTTGCGAAGAACATTCCAGTCCGGTTCCCAACCTGGTACATCGTTACCCCGACAGGGCACTCTTTCTGATTACAGGCTTTTGCTCCACCTATTGCCGCTATTGCACGCGTTCGCACATGGTTGCGCAGGACGACAAGCTGCATCTTGGTAAAAGTGCACTTGAACCGGCTTTCGAATACATCGCTGCCAATCCAGCCATCCGTGATGTATTGCTTTCAGGGGGCGATCCGCTTACATTGGGCGACAGTTATATTGATTACGTGCTGAGCCGGCTCCGGGCTATTCCTCATGTTGAAATCATACGCATTGGCACCAAGGTTCCGGTGGTGCTTCCGCAAAGGATTACCAAAAGCCTGGTTGCTATGCTCAGCAAATATCACCCGCTGTTCATGAGCATTCACTTCACCCATCCCGACGAACTTACACCTGAAGTTGCCCAGGCTACAGCAAGGCTGGCCAACGCTGGCATTCCACTTGGCAGTCAGACGGTTTTGCTGAAAAGTATCAACGATGAAGTGCAAATCATGAAAAACCTCATGCAGGGTTTGTTGAAACTCAGGGTCAGACCCTATTATCTTTACCAGTGCGACCCTATTCCTGGTTCAACACATTTCAGGACACCGGTAGAAAAGGGGCTGGAAATCATTGAAGGGCTCCGGGGTCATACCAGCGGTTATGCCATTCCACATTTTGTGATTGATGCACCCGGAGGCGGCGGCAAAATTCCGCTTCTCCCTGAGTATTTTCTAGGAAAGGATGAACATGGAAATATCCGTTTGCGAAACTATGAAAACAAGATGTTCACTTATCCGGAAATTGAATAAGCCATGTTTCGTATCCGGACAATAACCAACGATCTTTATCTGCGGGATAAAGCAGCCATTGAGCAGGTAAAGCAAATCCTTGTTTCGCACTTTCCGGAGGTTGATCCTCAAAAATTTGATCTTATCCCTGAGCAGTTAAGAAATCCGTTGAAATATAAATTCTCTGTAAGGGTTTTTGTGCTTGAAAACTTC
This window contains:
- a CDS encoding sulfite exporter TauE/SafE family protein → MTWLQIILLVGSGVLTGFINTLAGGGSVISLSVLMFLGLPPQVANGTNRIGVLFQTLSSTGSFRHYKVLNLKEGIRLAIPAVIGSLIGAQLAVDINQQVFNTVIAVLLVLIMILMFIKPSHWIKGNEELIGKRPGWIQTLVFFGIGLYGGFIQVGVGYFLLAGIVLGAGYNLVKANALKVWIVLLYTPFALVVFILNDQVNWAFGLVHAIGNVIGALVAARMAVKNGAKFVRWVIVAFIVITAADLIGIIDVRSWLNP
- a CDS encoding Na+/H+ antiporter NhaC family protein, encoding MGKGLKLISLLLLFCVTTLFSLLAAETSSISPNADLATLEIILPRIIVQQVETTVELKVLNADSTFADGEPVSLLIKGKPKVLVFSQGKASFPYTFKSSELLTVELNEIKAERPVRPIPLWMSVLPPLLAIAVALIFREVISALFIGLFTGTLIIWIFRDVGVGTAFLNGLLMIIDTYIPEAIMDRGHISIIIFSMLIGAMVNLITRNGGMKGIVNVISRFASTPRSGQFAAWLMGIVIFFDDYANTLVVGNTMQPVTDRLKTSREKLAYIVDSTAAPMAAIAFVTTWIGAQLSYIADGIRTLELNETPYQVFIYSLQYAFYPFLTLAFVGMLIYKQRDFGPMYKAELKARQQGVTQAVSKASEDDEPVKPRWYNAAIPVVVVVMGTIAGLVITGLDAVSWDNNAGFSRNLSHIIGQADTYRALLWSSLLATLVALFLTVSQRLLSLKVSIESLIEGFKTMLTAIVILIMAWSIALITRDLHTADFISHLLLSLKVSPYMIPAITFLFAGGVAFSTGSSWGTMAILYPLILPASWMISQASGMEYAESLVIFHNVVSCVLAGSVLGDHISPISDTTILSSLASSCNHIEHVRTQLPYALIVGVVAVVAGTIPAAFGVPGYINYPVALLILFGIIMLAGKKVGAASNTQSI
- the thiL gene encoding thiamine-phosphate kinase yields the protein MRTELSDLGEFGLIDHLTGNIKPKDKSVIKGIGDDAAVIDAGDHYLLATKDLLIEGIHFDMAYTPLQHLGYKSVVVNLSDIAAMNGTPKQILVGIAVSNRYSVEALTDFYAGMFAACERYKVDLVGGDTTSSQAGLFISVTALGTVKKDDVTYRNTARPNDLVCVSGDLGGAYMGLLLLEREKEVFKNDPTMQPDLTGHDYILGRQLKPEPRFDVLEQLSKAGIKPTAMIDISDGVASEILHICKGSKSGCNLYEDKIPIDPATSMIAGEFNIQPITAAMNGGEDYELLFTVPIGDHDKISVIKGISIIGHITDESEGVNLIARDGTAVPILAQGWEHMR
- the uvrC gene encoding excinuclease ABC subunit UvrC, which translates into the protein MVKVNIHNSFTPTLRILPEKPGIYQFLDKEGRIIYVGKAKNLKRRVSSYFRQDASLVGKVRVMVKKIADIHHIVVDTELDALLLENNLIKTYQPRYNILLKDDKSFPWICIKKEPFPRVFPTRNLINDGSEYFGPYASARMMHTLLDLIRQLYPIRTCSLRLTKENIEKKKFKVCLQYHIGNCLGPCEGLQSEAEHLQNIASVRDIIKGNLVSVRTRLNELMYEHAAALEFEKAQIIKDKLTVLERYRSKSTVVNPSISNVDVFSLVRTGNLVYVNFVKVVDGAIVQSHTIEVQTRLDETDAEVLVLAITELRQRFNSDAGEIILPLKPGFEIPGVTFTVPQRGDKKHLLELSERNASYFRLERQKQRDLVDPERHTKRILGQIQKDLNLKELPERIECFDNSNIQGTNPVAAVVVFTNAKPDKKEYRHFNIRTVEGPDDFASMYEIVTRRYKRLIEEEKPLPQLIIIDGGKGQLNAAYKSLTDLCVQDKTEIIGIAKRLEEIYHPGDPLPLYLDKKSETLKVIQQLRDEAHRFAITHHRKKREKSTIKTELVEIEGIGKVLSDKLLNKFRSVKNLKKASLEELQECIGAKKGEAVFRFFKHE
- a CDS encoding KamA family radical SAM protein, which gives rise to MDTEPISELALHEDKLQADDEPPSLSAKVNGFNLQLVKPNGQSPNGSGSGAIIPSEQSLEFFYKYYPSASLNDWNDWRWQVRNSIKSVAALKQFLNLTSDELACDENDKVNLPIRITPYYASLLSRTDEMQAIRRSVVPVKEELYISPGEDHDPLCEEHSSPVPNLVHRYPDRALFLITGFCSTYCRYCTRSHMVAQDDKLHLGKSALEPAFEYIAANPAIRDVLLSGGDPLTLGDSYIDYVLSRLRAIPHVEIIRIGTKVPVVLPQRITKSLVAMLSKYHPLFMSIHFTHPDELTPEVAQATARLANAGIPLGSQTVLLKSINDEVQIMKNLMQGLLKLRVRPYYLYQCDPIPGSTHFRTPVEKGLEIIEGLRGHTSGYAIPHFVIDAPGGGGKIPLLPEYFLGKDEHGNIRLRNYENKMFTYPEIE